TCGGTCTGCGAGTTCCACCAGACTGATCCGGCCGTCGTGAAGAAGAACGTCGAGGATTGCCGGGCTTTTACGCTCCTTGCGGTCGATGTCGGCGCCAAGGGAGTCAAAGTCCGACCGAACGGCTTCCCTGAAGGTGTATCCCGGGAGAAGACGCTCGAGCAGATCGGGCTTGCGCTGAGGGAGTGTGGTCGGTTCGCGGCCGATCACGGTGTCGAGATATGGCTTGAGGTTCACGGCAAGGATACCTGCCACCCGCCTCATATCCGGGCGATTCTCGACCACTGCGATCATCGGTCGGTCGGGGCGTGCTGGAACTCGAACGCGGCCGATATCAAAGACGGCTCAGTCAGTGAGTACTTCGAACTCCTGCGGCCGGATATCAAGTCTTGCCACATCAACCAGATCTGGACCCCCTCGTATCCATGGCGTGAACTATTCCGGCTTCTGAAGGCGTCGAAATACGATCGTTTCACCCTGGCGGAGATTCCAGAGAGCGCGGACCCGGACGCGGTGCTGCGCTACTACCGTGCGCTGTGGGCGGAGTTGACCAGATGATGAACAGGCGAGGGTTCCTCCAGACCGCCGGATTGCTTGCCGCGGGTGCCCTCGGCGGCCTGTCCGCACGGTCCGCGGCCGCCGGGCCGATCACGCGCAAGGGTGACTCTGTCTTCCGGGTCGGGTGTGCCGCGTTTTCCTACCGCAAATACATGACGGCACAGGAATCGCCGATGACGTGGGACGACTTCCTGAATGTCGCCGCGGAGATGGGCCTGGACGGGGTGGAACTTACCTCCTACTACTTTCCGCCGGACGTGGACGTTGCCTACATCAACCGCGTGAAGCGCAGGGCTTTTCTGCTCGGCTTGGATATCTGCGCCACCTCGGTCGGCAACCGGTTCACGCATCCCGCCGGCGCCGAGCGCGACAAGCAGATCGCTCTCGTGAAGGCATGGATAGACCATGCGTCCGAGATGGGCGCTCCGTGCATGCGCGTGTTCGCAGGGAGTGTGCCGCAGAACTCGTCGTCCGAGCAGGCAATGAAGTGGGTGGTCGAGTGCCTCGAGGAATGTGTTCCTCTGGCCGAGCAGCGAGGCGTGATCCTGGCGCTCGAAAACCATGGAGGAGTGACTGCCGGGGCCGGCCAGATCGTCTCGATGATCGAAGCCGTCAAGTCCGACTGGGTCGGTATCAATCTGGACGCCGGCAACTTCCGTACGGACGATCCCTATGCCGACATCGCTCTAGCTGCTCCCTATGCCGTCACAACGCATATCAAGACGGAGGTGCGACCGGCAGGGCAGGATGCCCGTGCCGTGGATCTTAAGAAGGTGACTGAGATACTGAGCGGAATCGGCTACCGCGGATATCTTACGCTGGAGTATGAGGGTCAGGAAGATCCGAAGACCGGAGTTCCGGGTTTCATTCGCAAGTTGAAGGACGTTGTCGGGTAGAGAGCCTGCCCAATGGAGGTAAGCAATGAGGATTCTTAGAGTGAGTGTCGGCTTGGTGCTGGGAGGTGCAGTTATTATGACCGCAATGTTGGCCGGTCCTGTGGAATCGAAGGCTCCGACGCCTCGTAAACCTCGGGTGTACATCGCTTGTGAGACGTACAGCATAAGGAACGTCATGTCGAAGGAGCCCGCCGAGGGCAAGTACGACCATATCGGCGTCATGAAGCTCATGAAGGAACTCGGCATGAAGGGCGTGACGTTGAACGACATCTGGCTGAAGTCGGCTACCGACACCGCGTATCTCGACCAGATCAAGAAGGCCGCCAAGGACAGCGGCATCATCATCGCAGGACTTATATGCGAGGGCAACCTCTCGACGACCGACGACGAAGCCTGGAACAGACAGATCGAGGTAGATGCCGAGAAGATGCGGGCGGCTGCATACCTCGGCGCGCCGTTGGTCCGGCTGAACCTGGGCGGCCTCGGCGACCAGGCGAAGGACGATACCATCGGCACGGAGAGGTGCATCGCCGCGTTCAAGAAGCTCCTTCCGCTCGCGAAGGAACTCAATGTCAAGATGACGATAGAGAACCACGGCGGGCCGTCGAAGAAGGCCGACAACATCATTCGAATCATCAAGGAGACCGATCCGAAGTGGGTCGGCTCATGCCTCGACTTCAAGAACTGGCCGCAGGATCTGATCCTCGAGGAGAACGCCAAGCTCGCTCCTTACGCCTACCATGTTCACGCCAAGGCGCATACCTTCGGCGAGGACGGCGAGGAGACGGTCGTACCGTTCGGAAAGGTTCTACAGATGCTCAAGGATGCGCGGTATAGGGGCGCGGTCTCGATTGAGTTCGAGGGCGGCGGCGACCAGATCGAGGGCGTCAAGAAGACCCGCGACCTGATTCTGAAATACTGGAAGATGTAGCAGGAGACGGCGGGATTCAGCCCGAAGCCGGG
This window of the Armatimonadota bacterium genome carries:
- a CDS encoding TIM barrel protein, which produces MKLGLVTYNIAGKWDLPTLIEKCVSVGIEGVELRTTHAHGVEPSLGKSQRREVRKRFGDSGIALWGLGSVCEFHQTDPAVVKKNVEDCRAFTLLAVDVGAKGVKVRPNGFPEGVSREKTLEQIGLALRECGRFAADHGVEIWLEVHGKDTCHPPHIRAILDHCDHRSVGACWNSNAADIKDGSVSEYFELLRPDIKSCHINQIWTPSYPWRELFRLLKASKYDRFTLAEIPESADPDAVLRYYRALWAELTR
- a CDS encoding sugar phosphate isomerase/epimerase, with the protein product MMNRRGFLQTAGLLAAGALGGLSARSAAAGPITRKGDSVFRVGCAAFSYRKYMTAQESPMTWDDFLNVAAEMGLDGVELTSYYFPPDVDVAYINRVKRRAFLLGLDICATSVGNRFTHPAGAERDKQIALVKAWIDHASEMGAPCMRVFAGSVPQNSSSEQAMKWVVECLEECVPLAEQRGVILALENHGGVTAGAGQIVSMIEAVKSDWVGINLDAGNFRTDDPYADIALAAPYAVTTHIKTEVRPAGQDARAVDLKKVTEILSGIGYRGYLTLEYEGQEDPKTGVPGFIRKLKDVVG
- a CDS encoding sugar phosphate isomerase/epimerase, giving the protein MSKEPAEGKYDHIGVMKLMKELGMKGVTLNDIWLKSATDTAYLDQIKKAAKDSGIIIAGLICEGNLSTTDDEAWNRQIEVDAEKMRAAAYLGAPLVRLNLGGLGDQAKDDTIGTERCIAAFKKLLPLAKELNVKMTIENHGGPSKKADNIIRIIKETDPKWVGSCLDFKNWPQDLILEENAKLAPYAYHVHAKAHTFGEDGEETVVPFGKVLQMLKDARYRGAVSIEFEGGGDQIEGVKKTRDLILKYWKM